The following are encoded in a window of Ruminiclostridium herbifermentans genomic DNA:
- a CDS encoding PEP/pyruvate-binding domain-containing protein — translation MNISLNDKVSTGITGFDQVIDNLRLGDNVVWQVDSVSDYKKMVDFFVTKAAQDHMRLVYIRFGSHEQILEESQGVIVYRIDANKGFESFATEIYKLIKKEGKKVLYVFDCLTDLLKYWHSDLMIGNFFKATCPYLYELDTVAYFAIIRNYHTYGTIANIRETTQLLLDLYQVNNKTYIHPLKVWQRYSPTMFFPHLIQGQEAICITASSDASELFTNIRRGENRLDYWNVIFNRAQKVLNFSLKRQEETKKRLMYMLIGNDSRMFDLCDKYMTLKDILMIASREVGTGFIGGKSVGMLLARKIIEIEGEGRFTPLLEPHDSFYIGSDVFYTYIVQNGWWRLRAKQKTEEGYYKYAPELREKLLNGKFPKDIQEQFIQMLEYFGQSPIIIRSSSLLEDNFGNAFAGKYESIFCVNQGTPEDRYKAFEQAIRTVYASTMNEDALNYRMNRGLFDRDEQMAILVQRVSGEQYGEYFFPHIAGVGNSSNLYVWDESIDMNAGMLRLVFGLGTRAVDRTDGDYVRVVCLDNPMRIPPMNYEDQNKFSQHRVDTLSFSDNDLVIRDLKDIQTLDLKADKKLFMSPDYVTAARMRELGYTDRKIPDILDFKKMFIETDIMTVMREMLALLSKAYDYPVDIEFTANFKKDNSYKINILQCRPLQTKGLGSTVKIPELTNVKDCFFFTKGNFMGGSVRLSIDYVVFIQANAYLELSEQDKYAVARQIGLINKEIKGKNVLLVGPGRWGSTTPSLGIPVHYAELCNMTVICEYSSEKAGFMPELSYGSHFFLDVVEAGIFYVAIFDGHKDVIFNPDHILKEENLVTSILPQGNQFSDVIHIAKTTGMEIYSDIVSQKLLCK, via the coding sequence ATGAATATAAGTCTAAACGACAAGGTAAGTACAGGCATAACAGGCTTTGACCAGGTGATTGACAACCTGCGGCTTGGAGATAATGTAGTTTGGCAGGTAGATTCAGTTTCGGATTATAAGAAAATGGTTGATTTTTTTGTTACAAAGGCGGCGCAAGACCATATGAGACTTGTTTATATCCGCTTTGGCAGCCATGAGCAAATCCTTGAGGAAAGCCAAGGTGTTATTGTTTATCGTATTGATGCCAATAAAGGGTTTGAAAGCTTTGCAACAGAAATATATAAACTGATAAAAAAAGAGGGCAAAAAGGTTTTGTATGTTTTTGATTGCTTGACTGATTTGCTTAAATACTGGCATTCAGATTTGATGATTGGTAATTTTTTTAAGGCCACCTGTCCATATTTGTATGAACTAGATACGGTAGCGTATTTTGCTATCATTCGAAACTACCATACTTATGGAACTATAGCAAACATACGAGAAACCACTCAGCTTCTCCTTGACTTATATCAGGTAAATAATAAAACATATATCCATCCTCTCAAAGTATGGCAGCGTTATTCTCCTACCATGTTTTTTCCTCATTTGATTCAAGGTCAGGAGGCAATCTGTATAACGGCCAGTTCTGACGCATCTGAACTGTTTACAAACATTCGCCGTGGTGAAAATCGGTTAGATTATTGGAATGTTATTTTTAACAGAGCTCAGAAAGTGCTGAATTTTTCACTTAAGCGACAGGAAGAAACCAAGAAACGCTTAATGTATATGCTGATAGGCAATGATTCCAGAATGTTTGATTTGTGCGACAAATATATGACTTTAAAAGACATTCTCATGATAGCATCTAGAGAAGTGGGGACTGGCTTCATTGGAGGAAAGAGTGTCGGTATGCTATTGGCTAGAAAAATTATAGAGATTGAGGGAGAAGGTCGTTTTACACCATTATTAGAACCTCACGATTCTTTTTATATTGGGTCTGATGTTTTTTACACATATATTGTACAAAATGGTTGGTGGAGGCTTCGTGCAAAGCAAAAGACAGAGGAAGGATATTATAAGTATGCGCCTGAACTTAGGGAAAAGCTTTTGAACGGAAAGTTTCCAAAGGACATTCAGGAACAGTTTATTCAGATGCTTGAATATTTCGGTCAATCTCCAATTATTATACGTTCTAGTTCATTGCTTGAAGATAATTTTGGAAATGCCTTTGCAGGGAAGTATGAAAGTATTTTCTGTGTTAATCAGGGGACACCAGAGGATAGGTATAAGGCTTTTGAACAGGCTATACGTACTGTTTATGCAAGTACAATGAATGAGGATGCACTTAACTACAGAATGAACAGAGGACTTTTTGATCGGGATGAACAAATGGCAATATTGGTTCAACGTGTTTCAGGGGAACAGTATGGAGAATACTTTTTCCCGCATATTGCAGGAGTGGGGAATTCTTCTAATCTTTATGTTTGGGATGAAAGCATTGATATGAATGCGGGGATGCTTAGGTTGGTATTTGGCCTTGGTACAAGGGCTGTTGATAGGACTGATGGCGATTATGTAAGGGTTGTATGCTTGGATAATCCCATGCGGATTCCACCAATGAATTATGAAGACCAGAATAAATTTTCTCAGCATCGAGTAGATACCTTGTCTTTTTCGGATAATGATTTGGTAATTAGGGACTTGAAGGATATTCAGACTCTCGATTTAAAGGCAGATAAGAAACTCTTTATGAGCCCTGATTATGTAACAGCTGCTCGAATGCGTGAACTGGGATATACTGATAGGAAGATTCCGGATATTCTGGATTTCAAAAAAATGTTCATAGAAACGGATATTATGACCGTAATGAGAGAAATGTTGGCATTATTGTCAAAAGCATATGATTATCCTGTTGATATTGAATTTACAGCAAATTTTAAAAAAGATAATAGTTATAAAATAAATATATTGCAATGTAGACCGCTGCAAACTAAGGGATTAGGCAGTACTGTAAAAATACCTGAACTAACTAATGTAAAGGATTGCTTTTTCTTCACTAAAGGTAATTTTATGGGGGGAAGTGTTCGGCTATCCATTGATTATGTTGTATTTATTCAAGCTAATGCATATCTGGAACTGAGCGAGCAGGACAAATATGCTGTAGCCAGACAGATTGGACTGATAAACAAAGAAATAAAAGGTAAAAATGTCTTGCTTGTAGGGCCGGGCAGATGGGGAAGTACAACACCGTCGTTAGGTATACCAGTACATTATGCTGAATTGTGTAATATGACGGTTATTTGTGAGTATTCATCGGAAAAAGCAGGATTTATGCCAGAGTTATCCTATGGTAGTCATTTCTTTTTAGATGTTGTTGAGGCGGGGATTTTTTATGTGGCAATTTTTGATGGACATAAGGATGTAATATTTAATCCTGACCATATTCTTAAGGAGGAAAATTTGGTAACCTCTATACTACCCCAAGGTAATCAATTCTCAGATGTAATTCATATTGCTAAAACCACAGGTATGGAGATATATTCTGATATTGTATCACAAAAGCTGCTATGCAAATAG
- a CDS encoding DUF2200 domain-containing protein, whose amino-acid sequence MTKHKIYTMSFAKVYPLYVSKAEKKGRTKLEVDEIIRWLTGYTQDELEEQLRKETDLETFIKEAPLINPSRALIKGVVCGVRVEEIKEPIMQEIRYLDKLIDELAKGKSMDKILRS is encoded by the coding sequence ATGACAAAACACAAAATCTATACAATGAGTTTTGCAAAAGTATATCCACTTTATGTTTCAAAGGCAGAGAAAAAAGGACGCACTAAATTAGAGGTTGATGAAATTATTCGTTGGCTGACTGGATATACTCAAGATGAGTTGGAGGAACAATTAAGAAAGGAAACAGATTTAGAAACCTTCATTAAAGAAGCACCACTTATAAACCCATCAAGAGCTTTAATAAAGGGAGTGGTTTGCGGTGTCAGGGTAGAGGAAATAAAAGAGCCGATAATGCAGGAAATTAGATATTTAGATAAACTGATTGATGAATTGGCAAAAGGTAAATCCATGGACAAAATACTTCGAAGCTGA
- a CDS encoding GyrI-like domain-containing protein, giving the protein MDKLDYKKVFKEFYIPQNKPSVIDMPSIKFSIIDGEGDPNGEEFALATAALYSFSYTVKMSYKSKEIPEGYYDYTVFPLEGVWDLVDKNKPITDKSNYAYSIMIRQPDFLTNELFEKFITITKKKKPNVYLDKIKYDTITEGLCCQMLHLGSYDNEPASFEIMRQFCNDNGYERISLKHREIYLSDPRKTEASKLKTVLRFKIKKMK; this is encoded by the coding sequence ATGGACAAATTAGATTATAAAAAGGTATTTAAAGAATTTTATATTCCACAAAATAAGCCCTCTGTTATAGATATGCCTTCAATTAAATTTTCTATTATTGACGGTGAAGGTGACCCAAATGGAGAAGAATTTGCACTTGCTACAGCTGCGCTTTATAGCTTTAGCTATACTGTCAAGATGTCTTATAAAAGCAAGGAGATTCCAGAGGGCTATTATGATTATACTGTATTTCCTCTTGAGGGAGTGTGGGACTTGGTGGATAAAAACAAACCAATAACTGATAAAAGCAACTATGCTTATTCTATTATGATTCGTCAGCCAGATTTTTTAACAAATGAATTATTTGAGAAGTTCATAACCATAACAAAAAAGAAGAAGCCGAATGTTTATCTTGATAAAATAAAATATGACACTATAACCGAGGGCCTATGCTGTCAGATGCTCCATTTGGGAAGCTATGATAATGAGCCTGCAAGCTTTGAAATTATGAGGCAATTTTGTAATGATAACGGATATGAGAGGATTTCTCTCAAGCATCGTGAAATATACCTTTCAGATCCTCGTAAGACAGAAGCCAGTAAATTAAAAACGGTATTGCGGTTTAAAATAAAGAAAATGAAATAA
- the dinB gene encoding DNA polymerase IV produces MQNVIFLVDMNAFYISCEMTRNPSLVGKPSAVAGDPKNRSGIILAANYEARAFGVKTAMVLHEALKLCPKMNIVPPDHAFYELKSNQVMDILSNYSPTIEQNSIDEAWLDMTGTECLFGTPLESAKRIMNEIKDKLGLWCSIGISENKFLSKMASELKKPLGITELWKNDIQIKLWPLPVKAMYGIGKKTADRLNQLGIQTIGELAKYDRNRLVKALGKYGDEIYLHANGHDTSPLEPHISGDMKSIGRSTTLPNDITDLESAKLVLLELTEDIGMTARKYGKNARTVHITIKYSDFKVVTRQTTIPPTCVTNAIYQAACNLLEQNWNRFRPIRLIGVSISGFDADCATGQLSLFDLNEDCINHDSIFDDKLERMDRTIDKIRTKHGIDKICRAALIQKNTPNNDK; encoded by the coding sequence ATGCAAAATGTAATATTTCTTGTTGATATGAATGCTTTCTATATAAGTTGTGAAATGACAAGAAATCCTTCTCTTGTTGGAAAACCATCTGCTGTTGCTGGCGATCCAAAAAACCGTTCAGGAATCATTCTAGCAGCAAACTACGAGGCTAGAGCTTTTGGAGTTAAAACCGCTATGGTTCTTCATGAAGCTTTAAAGCTTTGCCCTAAAATGAATATAGTACCACCTGACCATGCTTTTTATGAATTAAAATCAAATCAGGTTATGGATATTCTATCAAATTATTCTCCTACCATCGAACAAAATAGTATTGATGAAGCATGGCTAGATATGACTGGTACAGAATGCTTATTTGGTACTCCTCTAGAGTCTGCAAAAAGGATTATGAATGAAATCAAAGATAAGCTTGGGCTTTGGTGCTCAATTGGAATCTCTGAAAACAAATTCTTATCTAAAATGGCCTCAGAATTAAAAAAGCCTCTTGGTATCACTGAACTCTGGAAAAATGATATACAAATAAAGCTTTGGCCTCTCCCTGTAAAAGCAATGTATGGAATAGGCAAGAAAACTGCTGATAGACTTAATCAATTGGGAATACAAACTATTGGTGAACTTGCAAAATATGATAGAAATAGGCTGGTAAAAGCCCTTGGAAAATATGGAGATGAGATTTATTTACATGCAAATGGTCATGACACCTCTCCATTAGAGCCCCATATTTCTGGAGATATGAAATCAATTGGGAGGTCAACAACACTTCCTAATGATATTACTGACCTTGAAAGCGCTAAGCTTGTTCTATTAGAACTCACTGAAGATATTGGTATGACAGCAAGAAAGTACGGAAAAAATGCCCGCACTGTGCATATAACTATAAAATATTCTGACTTTAAGGTGGTTACCAGACAAACTACTATACCACCAACCTGTGTTACCAATGCTATTTACCAAGCCGCATGCAATTTACTTGAACAAAATTGGAACAGATTCCGTCCTATCAGACTAATTGGTGTAAGTATTTCGGGATTTGATGCCGATTGTGCTACAGGTCAATTATCACTTTTTGATCTTAATGAAGATTGTATAAATCACGATTCTATATTTGATGATAAGCTTGAGCGAATGGACAGAACTATCGATAAAATTAGAACAAAGCATGGAATCGATAAAATATGCCGTGCAGCACTTATACAGAAGAATACTCCAAATAATGATAAATAG
- a CDS encoding glycoside hydrolase family 9 protein, whose protein sequence is MAKNIRKQRLLALAVCIAVLCTSLILPQKEVNASAPAGWRNLQDFYVFKDKVSGWSGSGAGELETENGNLPVDTQVTYENLPSLRLNLQTELTSYWMAVILTLAEWNCHDVSQYVPNGYLEFNVKGKVGGEKFVIGAVDHVSERASGVEKTITRPITDYCTVTKEWQHVKIPLKDILDPALGMDPYNAKAIVLDKVTLDPFCVWINQLKITSPDKEKAYPAIKLNQVGFLEDYEKYAYVSGFEDEFTATVGTQFQVRRVSDNSVAYSGQLSLVKDYDPDSGERVLKAVFTDLKQPGEYYITVNAEGIDKSVKFKIGNDVFKSLLKDAARYFYYQRSGTDLLEQYCPDYPRKDRTPQDVAAIFDSNSSKTRDVSKGWFDAGDLGKYVSTGSGTLINLFWSYEMFPEVYTDNQFNIPESGNGIPDILDESRWELEWILKMQDAASGGFYARVQSDDDGNITQRIIKDKEGSATNIRPTEDTACAAAALAHASIVYEKYDSAFALTCLNAAKSAWTYLEQNPNNIKSPNGPYNTDNDLSSRLLAAASLYRATGEAKYNNYFLANYTKGKDTYENIYGDWVGNWNFAFFSYMKAENRNNNAVKWFNDEFNIWLNNKIQRYQDSAWGNALTNSNYYWGSNNQIMGMCMEAVIGSKQLGTNNDTINNMALSSINWILGANPLRKSFVSGYGEDCIKTIFATFNNDGKSGIAKGFMPLGPNRYQGVGLSNFPAKCYLDSADEWTTNEHAIGSASTLVFMSAFANSDLLGGGNSSSKMGDLNADGNIDALDFVLLKQYLLGTVTDFPASDDTYVADLNGDGSINAIDFALMKQYLLGVIDKFPAQK, encoded by the coding sequence ATGGCCAAAAATATTAGAAAGCAAAGGCTGTTAGCGCTTGCTGTATGTATTGCAGTACTTTGTACATCTTTAATTTTACCCCAAAAGGAGGTTAATGCAAGTGCTCCAGCTGGATGGAGAAATCTTCAGGACTTTTATGTATTTAAAGATAAGGTGAGTGGCTGGTCAGGGAGCGGAGCAGGTGAATTGGAAACTGAAAACGGTAATTTGCCAGTAGATACACAAGTTACATATGAAAATTTGCCTTCTTTGAGACTTAATCTTCAAACAGAACTTACTTCCTATTGGATGGCTGTAATATTGACATTAGCAGAATGGAACTGTCATGATGTATCACAATATGTTCCTAATGGATACTTAGAGTTTAATGTAAAAGGTAAAGTTGGAGGAGAAAAGTTTGTAATTGGTGCGGTAGATCATGTGAGTGAGCGAGCATCAGGTGTTGAGAAAACAATAACTAGACCAATTACAGATTACTGCACAGTAACAAAAGAGTGGCAGCATGTAAAAATTCCTTTAAAGGATATTTTAGACCCAGCTCTTGGTATGGACCCTTACAATGCAAAAGCCATTGTTCTGGATAAAGTAACTCTTGATCCTTTCTGTGTTTGGATCAATCAGTTGAAAATTACTTCTCCTGACAAAGAAAAAGCATATCCTGCCATTAAATTAAATCAAGTAGGATTTCTAGAAGATTATGAGAAATATGCTTATGTTTCAGGCTTTGAAGATGAGTTTACAGCTACTGTTGGAACCCAATTTCAAGTAAGAAGAGTCTCTGACAACTCTGTTGCATATAGTGGACAATTATCTCTTGTTAAAGACTATGACCCAGATTCAGGAGAAAGAGTTTTAAAGGCAGTATTTACAGATTTAAAACAGCCAGGTGAGTACTATATAACTGTTAATGCAGAGGGTATAGATAAGTCTGTTAAGTTTAAGATAGGAAATGATGTCTTTAAATCACTATTGAAAGATGCTGCAAGATATTTTTATTATCAGCGTTCAGGAACAGACCTTTTAGAACAGTATTGTCCTGATTATCCAAGAAAGGATAGGACACCGCAGGATGTTGCTGCTATATTTGATTCAAATTCTTCAAAGACAAGAGATGTATCAAAGGGATGGTTTGATGCTGGCGATTTAGGAAAATATGTGAGCACTGGTTCTGGTACATTAATAAATCTATTTTGGTCTTATGAGATGTTCCCAGAGGTATATACTGATAATCAGTTTAATATTCCTGAAAGCGGAAACGGCATTCCTGATATATTAGATGAATCAAGATGGGAATTAGAATGGATTTTAAAAATGCAAGATGCTGCAAGCGGTGGTTTCTACGCAAGAGTTCAGTCCGACGATGACGGCAATATAACACAAAGAATTATAAAGGATAAAGAGGGCTCTGCCACAAATATTAGGCCCACAGAAGATACTGCGTGTGCAGCTGCTGCCTTAGCTCATGCTTCCATCGTATATGAAAAATATGATTCAGCATTTGCTCTGACTTGTTTAAATGCTGCAAAGAGCGCATGGACATATCTTGAGCAGAACCCTAATAATATAAAGTCTCCAAACGGGCCATATAATACTGATAACGATTTAAGCAGCAGGCTTTTGGCTGCAGCATCCTTGTATAGGGCTACTGGTGAGGCAAAATATAATAATTACTTTCTCGCAAATTATACAAAAGGTAAGGATACTTATGAGAATATTTACGGAGATTGGGTTGGAAACTGGAATTTTGCATTCTTTTCATATATGAAAGCTGAGAACCGCAATAATAACGCTGTAAAATGGTTTAATGATGAGTTTAATATATGGTTAAACAACAAAATTCAACGATACCAAGACAGTGCATGGGGTAATGCATTAACAAACAGTAATTATTACTGGGGCAGTAACAACCAGATAATGGGTATGTGTATGGAAGCAGTAATTGGTTCTAAACAGCTTGGAACTAATAATGATACTATAAACAATATGGCACTCTCTTCTATAAATTGGATATTAGGAGCAAATCCATTGAGAAAGAGTTTTGTATCAGGATATGGCGAGGATTGCATTAAAACTATATTTGCAACATTTAATAATGATGGGAAAAGTGGAATAGCGAAAGGCTTTATGCCATTAGGTCCAAACAGATATCAAGGTGTTGGCCTTTCAAACTTCCCTGCTAAATGTTATTTGGATAGTGCCGATGAATGGACAACAAATGAGCACGCAATTGGTTCTGCTTCTACTCTTGTGTTTATGAGCGCATTTGCAAACAGTGATCTATTAGGCGGCGGCAACAGTTCCTCAAAGATGGGGGATTTAAATGCAGACGGTAATATAGATGCCCTTGATTTCGTTTTACTTAAACAGTATCTGCTGGGCACTGTTACAGACTTCCCTGCAAGTGATGACACGTACGTAGCTGATTTGAATGGTGATGGAAGCATTAATGCAATAGATTTTGCACTGATGAAGCAATATCTATTAGGTGTAATTGATAAATTTCCGGCACAAAAGTAA
- a CDS encoding ABC transporter substrate-binding protein — translation MKRVVSIVLIIIMAMASSLGCSSENAIENSFSNEDAAASISKNMPVTPISFSVYIGEISPFTDTWDTPVAQKITELTGVSLKIENAVGDAKQRISLMVASGDLPDIIYANTYLNLLMDVNGVEKLDDLIYQYGSNIKKLYGDELKRLKWSKEKPNIYCLGDAGVGDEDGDPVSGFCLQHAVVKEAGYPQIKTLMDFENAIKNYYAKHPTFKGKDGKERPTIPLLLNGSDWGYFISISNPANLATGYTDDEWAITLNPIEAKRHIITESNKEYFKWLNGMWNQNLIDKESFTQDVEQYKEKLSSGRVLGIIDASWNYEGEVHKALRSAGLEDRMYGRYPCTLNETIKYPEYQDKGYIGFGSGMAITSKCKDKIRAMQFLNWMAGEEAQILTNWGIEGVHWKYDNSGKRVFFPEVLKQMNEDAEFRRKTGIGLYVYPWPRYGTAYRDSTGNPLSANTIEELSKNYTQTERDVLSAYGVKYWKDLYPQKGEFPVKPYGAAWKIEGSMSNEWIAITNRVTEISKKYCPKIIIAKPEEFDDMWIEFIKEMEEAGVREFEEQFTKALKDRIELWK, via the coding sequence GTGAAAAGAGTAGTAAGCATTGTATTGATAATAATAATGGCAATGGCTTCTAGTTTAGGATGTAGTTCAGAGAATGCAATAGAAAACAGTTTTTCCAATGAAGATGCAGCTGCGTCAATATCAAAAAATATGCCTGTAACTCCTATTAGTTTTTCTGTATATATTGGAGAAATAAGTCCTTTCACAGACACTTGGGACACTCCTGTTGCACAAAAAATTACTGAACTTACTGGAGTTTCTCTAAAAATTGAAAATGCCGTAGGCGATGCAAAACAGAGAATTTCTCTTATGGTAGCAAGTGGTGATTTACCCGATATAATATATGCAAATACATACTTGAATCTTTTGATGGATGTCAATGGAGTTGAGAAATTAGATGATCTTATTTATCAATATGGTTCTAATATTAAAAAGCTATATGGAGATGAATTAAAGAGGCTTAAATGGAGCAAAGAAAAACCTAATATTTATTGCTTGGGTGATGCCGGAGTGGGTGATGAAGATGGTGACCCTGTCAGTGGCTTCTGTTTGCAGCATGCAGTTGTAAAGGAAGCAGGTTATCCCCAAATAAAGACCCTTATGGATTTTGAGAATGCAATAAAGAACTATTATGCAAAGCACCCTACATTTAAGGGGAAAGATGGCAAAGAACGACCCACTATCCCCCTACTTCTTAATGGAAGTGACTGGGGCTATTTTATATCAATTAGCAATCCAGCTAACCTTGCCACAGGATATACCGACGACGAATGGGCAATTACGCTAAATCCAATTGAAGCTAAGCGTCATATTATAACAGAATCCAATAAGGAATATTTCAAATGGCTAAATGGAATGTGGAATCAAAATCTTATTGATAAGGAAAGCTTTACACAAGATGTAGAGCAGTATAAGGAAAAGCTTTCATCTGGTAGAGTACTGGGAATCATTGATGCTTCTTGGAATTACGAAGGAGAAGTTCATAAAGCTTTACGAAGTGCTGGTTTGGAAGATAGAATGTATGGCAGATATCCATGTACATTGAATGAAACAATTAAGTACCCTGAGTATCAGGACAAAGGATATATAGGCTTTGGTTCAGGAATGGCAATTACCTCGAAATGTAAGGACAAGATTAGAGCAATGCAGTTCCTAAATTGGATGGCAGGAGAAGAAGCTCAGATATTGACCAATTGGGGTATAGAAGGCGTTCATTGGAAATATGACAATAGCGGTAAGCGTGTATTTTTTCCAGAAGTATTAAAGCAAATGAATGAGGATGCTGAGTTTAGAAGGAAAACAGGCATTGGTTTATATGTATATCCATGGCCTAGGTATGGTACTGCTTATAGGGATTCTACAGGGAATCCGTTATCTGCAAATACAATTGAGGAACTTTCAAAGAACTATACTCAAACTGAAAGAGATGTACTTTCTGCATATGGAGTTAAATATTGGAAAGATTTATATCCTCAAAAGGGTGAGTTTCCAGTTAAGCCATATGGTGCTGCTTGGAAAATTGAAGGCAGCATGAGTAATGAGTGGATAGCTATAACTAATAGGGTGACGGAAATTAGCAAGAAATACTGTCCAAAGATTATTATAGCTAAGCCGGAAGAGTTTGATGATATGTGGATAGAATTCATTAAAGAAATGGAAGAGGCTGGTGTAAGAGAATTTGAGGAACAGTTTACAAAGGCTTTAAAAGATAGAATAGAGCTTTGGAAATAG